Proteins encoded in a region of the Solanum dulcamara chromosome 9, daSolDulc1.2, whole genome shotgun sequence genome:
- the LOC129902294 gene encoding transcription factor LHW-like — protein sequence MGYLLKEVLKTLCGVNQWSYAVYWKIGCQNTKLLIWEESYYEPSSFSGIHGISGVENPELSFHDWGVCWGSGEVRNSLLMNQAGERVHLLVNKMMMERQINLVGEGLVGRAAVTGSHQWFHSEGFSRVVHPPEVLKELMGQFSAGIQTIAVVPVLPHGVVQFGSCLHIMENMSFVENVRILISQLGCVPGVLLSDENAAKDPIVNTGTPGYLGSSVFVDCCGSSNTMNSAPVIASCSYQSNSSQTDGFIRQTSSSPAAQVRDRFMQSADATFQASNMTQRIVESHDDYQFHKKIVPEVKAHLSPNNQLINNVIKAEVISTSSNMWSSQNAPLRIPRPPFHQHSSSDSLTVDSGSLSNVSQLNCFAASDPRPNDDLISSYHGNSVFQSTGENELCKRVDGHHRSIPCSNSTADANELSNKISSCTESAGNGLQTTSKLNVGDDLITSHIFDGQNAQFMWDESNGIVENDLFQALGIMLTQNEHPCSTSRSVQEFYGEKHEYVGQSALLENNKYGDSCVQRHSGDDLFDVLGADFKNKLLNGSRNSYQSNGPDSNTLDRFKSNCTSVISQYASATVNQGKSDSGSFSVAGFERILDSIASKPSAKQNLDDDVSCRTTLTNLSSSSALNASSSYGRAGFSSQIQGDVFGKPKTLAKSGANVSRSFRSEKEKTGAYSQSSSIYGSQISSWVEQGRDTKPTSSISTGYSKKPDEMSKTGRKRLKPGENPRPRPKDRQMIQDRVKELREIVPNGAKCSIDALLERTIKHMLFLQSVTKHADKLKQTGESKIISNEGGLLLKDNFEGGATWAYEVGSQSMVCPIIVEDLNQPRQMLVEMLCEERSLFLEIADIIRGMGLTILKGVMETRNDKIWARFAVEADRDVTRMEIFISLVRLLEQTSKGSEESANAIDNDTAMVHSYHQAASIPATGRPCN from the exons ATGGGGTATTTGCTGAAAGAGGTTTTGAAGACTCTTTGTGGAGTCAACCAATGGTCATATGCTGTTTACTGGAAAATCGGTTGTCAGAACACCaa GCTTTTAATTTGGGAAGAATCCTATTATGAACCTTCATCATTCTCAGGAATTCATGGAATTTCGGGGGTTGAGAATCCAGAACTATCGTTCCATGATTGGGGCGTTTGCTGGGGTTCTGGGGAGGTCCGTAATTCTCTGCTTATGAATCAAGCAGGGGAGAGAGTGCATTTGCTTGTAAACAAAATGATGATGGAAAGGCAAATCAATCTAGTAGGAGAAGG ACTAGTCGGGCGGGCTGCAGTTACTGGGAGTCATCAGTGGTTTCATTCAGAGGGTTTTAGTAGAGTAGTTCATCCACCAGAG GTCCTGAAAGAGCTCATGGGACAATTTTCTGCTGGCATCCAG ACAATTGCAGTTGTTCCTGTTCTTCCTCATGGTGTTGTCCAATTTGGATCATGCTTGCAT ATAATGGAGAACATGAGTTTTGTGGAGAATGTGAGGATACTGATAAGTCAACTAGGATGTGTCCCTGGTGTTTTGTTATCTGATGAAAATGCAGCAAAAGATCCGATAGTGAATACTGGCACACCAGGTTATCTGGGAAGTTCAGTTTTTGTAGATTGTTGTGGGAGCAGTAACACAATGAACTCTGCTCCGGTTATTGCTAGCTGCAGTTATCAGAGCAACTCAAGTCAGACTGATGGTTTTATTCGTCAAACTTCTTCCTCTCCGGCTGCACAAGTTCGGGATAGATTCATGCAGTCTGCTGATGCAACATTTCAAGCCTCCAATATGACCCAACGTATTGTCGAATCTCATGATGATTATCAGTTTCACAAGAAAATTGTTCCGGAGGTGAAAGCACACCTGTCTCCTAATAACCAGCTAATAAATAACGTGATTAAAGCGGAGGTAATTTCTACAAGCTCCAACATGTGGTCGAGTCAAAATGCTCCTTTACGCATTCCGAGGCCTCCGTTTCATCAGCATTCTTCTAGTGACTCATTAACTGTAGATAGTGGCAGCTTAAGCAACGTATCCCAGCTTAATTGTTTCGCTGCATCTGATCCAAGACCCAATGATGACCTGATCTCCAGTTATCATGGAAATTCAGTTTTTCAATCCACTGGAGAAAATGAACTATGTAAACGAGTGGATGGGCATCACCGATCAATTCCATGCTCCAATTCTACTGCTGATGCCAACGAACTATCAAACAAAATCAGCTCTTGCACAGAGTCGGCTGGAAATGGGCTTCAAACCACGTCAAAATTGAATGTTGGGGATGATTTGATTACTAGTCATATTTTTGATGGTCAGAATGCACAATTTATGTGggatgagagtaatggaatagTCGAAAATGATTTGTTTCAAGCACTCGGTATTATGCTAACACAGAATGAGCACCCTTGCAGTACAAGCAGGTCGGTGCAAGAGTTTTATGGTGAAAAACATGAATATGTGGGGCAGAGTGCATTACTTGAAAATAACAAGTATGGAGATTCCTGTGTCCAACGTCACTCGGGGGATGACCTGTTTGATGTTCTGGGTGctgattttaaaaataaactacTCAACGGAAGCAGGAACAGTTATCAAAGTAATGGACCAGACTCAAACACATTGGATCGGTTCAAGAGTAACTGTACTTCTGTGATTAGTCAGTATGCTTCTGCTACTGTCAATCAAGGAAAATCAGATAGTGGATCATTCTCCGTGGCTGGTTTTGAGCGTATTTTGGATTCTATAGCATCCAAGCCTTCTGCTAAGCAGAATCTGGATGATGATGTTTCTTGTCGGACAACGTTGACAAATTTGAGTAGCTCCTCTGCTCTAAATGCTTCATCGTCCTATGGCCGAGCTGGTTTCTCGAGTCAAATTCAAGGAGATGTATTTGGGAAACCCAAGACCCTTGCAAAATCAGGAGCAAATGTTTCTCGGTCATTTAGATCCGAGAAAGAAAAAACAGGAGCCTATTCGCAGAGTAGTTCAATTTATGGGTCACAAATTAGTTCATGGGTGGAGCAAGGTCGTGACACAAAGCCAACTAGCAGTATTTCTACAGGATATTCTAAGAAGCCCGATGAGATGAGCAAGACTGGTCGCAAAAGGCTTAAACCAGGAGAGAATCCTAGACCCAGGCCAAAAGACCGGCAAATGATCCAAGATCGTGTGAAAGAACTGCGAGAAATTGTTCCAAATGGGGCAAAG TGTAGCATTGATGCACTACTGGAACGTACGATCAAGCACATGCTTTTCTTGCAGAGTGTCACGAAACATGCGGACAAATTAAAACAGACTGGAGAGTCAAAG ATTATCAGCAATGAAGGAGGATTGcttttaaaagataattttgaaGGAGGAGCGACATGGGCATATGAAGTTGGTTCACAGTCTATGGTCTGCCCGATTATAGTTGAGGATCTGAATCAACCTCGTCAAATGCTCGTGGAG ATGCTTTGTGAGGAACGCAGTCTATTTCTGGAAATAGCTGACATAATAAGAGGAATGGGCTTGACCATCTTAAAAGGGGTTATGGAAACGAGGAACGACAAAATATGGGCGAGGTTCGCCGTAGAG GCAGACAGAGACGTGACGAGGATGGAGATATTCATCTCACTCGTTCGCCTCTTGGAGCAAACATCAAAAGGCTCAGAGGAATCTGCAAACGCCATTGATAACGACACAGCAATGGTGCATTCGTATCACCAAGCAGCGTCCATACCTGCAACAGGTAGACCTTGTAATTAA